A genomic region of Persephonella marina EX-H1 contains the following coding sequences:
- a CDS encoding glycerate kinase type-2 family protein has product MRLKEVAVEIFLSSIRSVHPENIIPQNLSLTDNLIKIKDYEFPLEGDLYVFGSGKASVEMAKAVEKILGDRIKEGVVVCNYTEKLEKIDVVEGSHPVPTEKSVKAGELLLERISALKENDTFIYLLSGGSSALIEKPIPPVTIQDLQKTTHLLLENSIPIDEINVVRKHLSLIKGGRLGEKTKGRGIVLVLSDVIGDDLFTIGSAPLYYDRSTYEDAYNILKKYNIFDKIPDSVKKVIQDGISGKIPDTPKSENPNIKHFIIGSNFIALNEAKRKAEESGYRSYIFTSLLKGEAREVAKVITGIGLEIKRSDNPVKKPVCILFGGETTVTVTGNGKGGRNQELVLSALKEIKDTNGIVLLSGGTDGIDGNSDAAGAVITADSYRKALSLDLNIDQYLENNDSYSFFKKTGDLIFTGKTGTNVMDIIVMIVEG; this is encoded by the coding sequence ATGAGATTGAAAGAGGTTGCTGTTGAGATCTTTCTCAGCTCTATCCGTAGCGTCCATCCTGAGAACATAATTCCCCAGAACCTGTCATTAACAGATAATCTCATTAAAATCAAAGATTATGAGTTTCCTTTAGAAGGTGATCTTTACGTATTTGGAAGCGGAAAGGCATCTGTTGAGATGGCAAAAGCTGTAGAAAAGATTCTTGGAGACAGGATAAAGGAAGGTGTTGTTGTATGTAACTACACAGAAAAGCTGGAAAAGATAGATGTTGTAGAAGGATCACACCCTGTTCCAACTGAGAAAAGTGTTAAAGCCGGTGAGTTACTCCTTGAGAGGATCTCAGCCCTTAAAGAGAATGACACTTTCATATACCTTCTCTCAGGTGGAAGCTCAGCACTTATTGAAAAACCTATCCCACCTGTAACTATTCAGGATCTTCAAAAAACAACACATCTTTTACTTGAAAACAGTATCCCTATAGATGAGATAAATGTTGTGAGAAAACATCTCTCTCTAATAAAAGGAGGGAGGCTGGGGGAAAAAACAAAGGGGAGGGGGATTGTTCTTGTTCTATCAGATGTTATAGGTGATGACCTTTTTACAATAGGATCGGCTCCTCTTTATTACGACAGATCTACCTATGAGGATGCTTATAACATACTGAAAAAGTACAACATCTTTGATAAGATCCCCGATTCTGTTAAAAAGGTTATACAGGATGGTATCTCAGGTAAGATACCGGACACTCCAAAAAGTGAGAATCCTAATATAAAACATTTCATAATAGGAAGTAACTTTATAGCACTGAATGAGGCAAAGAGAAAGGCTGAGGAGTCTGGATACAGATCTTACATATTCACATCACTGCTGAAAGGTGAAGCAAGGGAGGTTGCAAAAGTTATAACAGGAATAGGACTTGAGATAAAAAGATCAGACAACCCTGTTAAAAAGCCTGTGTGTATCCTTTTCGGTGGTGAAACGACAGTTACCGTAACAGGAAATGGAAAGGGAGGGAGAAATCAGGAGCTTGTTCTTTCAGCTTTAAAAGAGATAAAGGATACGAATGGGATAGTCTTGCTGAGTGGAGGAACGGATGGGATTGATGGAAATTCTGATGCAGCAGGTGCTGTTATAACAGCAGACTCCTACAGAAAGGCTTTATCACTTGATCTGAATATTGATCAGTATCTGGAGAATAACGATTCTTACAGCTTTTTTAAAAAAACGGGAGATCTGATATTTACAGGAAAAACGGGAACAAATGTTATGGACATTATAGTAATGATAGTAGAGGGTTAA
- a CDS encoding glucosyl-3-phosphoglycerate synthase produces the protein MADFFQNGVITTLQNFRNRSLEELEYELELFSKRRNMVLLLPALYSEFEGPAMPKIIQELKDIRYLYKIVLSLDRATEEEFKKVKKIMSEINTEVKVIWHDGPRMQRLYRELEEAGFNVSIPGKGRSVWMSLGYILSDADAYAIALHDCDIVNYSRELPARLLYPVVHPALDFEFSKGYYARVTHKLYGRVTRIFYTPLIRALIRILGCNRFLVYLDSFRYALSGEFAFIRTLARGIRISPTWGLEVSMLSEVYQNTSFNRICQVEVMDTYEHKHQKLVKSTSEGLVKMASDIAKTLFRVLAHDGFVFSEAFFRTLLTTYLQEARYAIEKYNALSLINGLTYDRHAEIEAIEVFVDALKKAEKEFIEDPIGVPLMSAWVRVRAALPEISDKLIRAVEEDNSDD, from the coding sequence ATGGCAGACTTTTTCCAGAATGGTGTTATAACGACTCTTCAGAATTTCAGAAACAGATCCCTTGAAGAGCTGGAATATGAGCTTGAGCTGTTCTCAAAAAGGAGAAATATGGTTCTTCTGCTACCTGCTCTGTACTCTGAGTTTGAAGGACCTGCAATGCCTAAGATAATACAGGAGCTTAAGGATATAAGGTATCTGTATAAGATAGTTCTCTCCCTTGATAGGGCTACTGAGGAGGAGTTTAAAAAGGTTAAAAAGATAATGTCAGAAATAAATACAGAAGTTAAGGTTATATGGCATGATGGACCGAGGATGCAGAGGTTGTACAGGGAGCTTGAAGAAGCTGGATTTAATGTGTCTATACCAGGTAAAGGAAGATCCGTATGGATGAGTCTTGGGTATATACTCTCAGATGCGGACGCATACGCCATAGCCCTTCATGACTGTGATATAGTAAATTACAGCAGAGAGCTGCCTGCAAGACTTCTTTACCCCGTTGTTCATCCTGCTTTAGATTTTGAGTTCAGTAAAGGATACTATGCCAGGGTTACACATAAGCTTTACGGAAGGGTTACAAGGATATTTTATACACCTTTGATAAGGGCTCTTATAAGGATACTTGGATGTAACAGATTCCTTGTTTATCTTGATAGCTTCAGGTATGCCCTCTCAGGTGAGTTTGCATTTATAAGAACACTTGCAAGGGGTATAAGAATATCTCCAACATGGGGTCTTGAGGTGTCTATGCTGAGTGAGGTTTACCAGAACACATCATTTAACAGGATATGTCAGGTAGAGGTTATGGATACTTATGAACATAAACATCAGAAACTTGTAAAATCAACATCTGAAGGACTTGTAAAGATGGCAAGTGATATAGCAAAAACTCTTTTCAGAGTTCTTGCACACGATGGTTTTGTTTTTTCTGAGGCGTTTTTCAGAACACTTCTCACAACATACCTTCAGGAAGCGAGATACGCTATAGAAAAGTACAACGCATTATCCTTGATAAATGGTCTTACGTACGACAGGCATGCAGAGATAGAGGCTATTGAGGTTTTTGTTGATGCCCTCAAAAAAGCTGAAAAGGAGTTTATAGAAGATCCTATAGGTGTTCCCCTTATGTCAGCATGGGTAAGGGTGAGAGCTGCACTTCCTGAGATCTCAGACAAACTTATAAGGGCTGTTGAGGAGGACAACTCTGATGATTAG
- the ggs gene encoding glucosylglycerate synthase Ggs: MMIVLPNVRFSTALREDARKKIEKIGYADIVVGIPSYYSQTTISHVIETVAKGLDRYYSDRKAIIFVSDGGSTDDTREEARATDISAYNIEKIVSIYRGIPGKGSALRAVFEAAEFLRAEAVATFDSDLKSITPEWIKNILDPVFQGFDYVTPYYRRYKFDGTITNNIAYPLIRTLYGLRIRQPIGGDFGMSRKLVKDYLDEDVWETDVAKFGIDIWMTTTAIVKGYRICQARLGAKIHGEKDPAKDLSGMFREVVGTTYNLMEKYETFWKKIKKSKEVPVFGEFAGVEPEPFEIDLDESIDYFKTGYRNFEGVWERILDEEDMKVIKDLFKVENNEEFVMPVETWVRIVYRYANIFHSTERQKFKVLNTMIPLYNARVASLVNELSDKSDQEAEEYYNKQAEVFEEMKDYLIKIWK, from the coding sequence ATGATGATAGTTCTGCCAAATGTAAGATTTTCAACAGCTTTAAGGGAGGATGCGAGAAAGAAGATAGAGAAGATAGGATATGCTGATATAGTTGTTGGTATCCCTTCTTACTACAGCCAGACAACCATATCACATGTTATTGAGACTGTTGCAAAGGGGCTTGATAGATACTACTCAGACAGAAAGGCGATAATATTCGTCTCTGATGGTGGTTCTACAGATGATACAAGGGAAGAGGCGAGGGCTACAGATATAAGTGCGTACAATATAGAGAAGATAGTTTCTATATACAGAGGTATACCAGGTAAGGGATCTGCCCTGAGAGCTGTTTTTGAGGCTGCTGAGTTTTTAAGGGCTGAGGCTGTTGCAACATTTGATTCTGATCTTAAATCTATAACACCTGAATGGATTAAGAATATTCTTGATCCTGTTTTCCAGGGATTTGATTATGTTACACCTTACTACAGAAGGTATAAGTTTGATGGAACAATAACAAACAATATAGCCTATCCTCTAATAAGAACACTTTACGGACTTCGTATAAGACAGCCTATAGGTGGTGATTTTGGTATGTCAAGGAAGCTTGTTAAGGACTATCTTGATGAGGATGTGTGGGAGACAGATGTTGCAAAGTTTGGGATTGATATATGGATGACAACAACAGCTATTGTTAAAGGTTACAGGATATGTCAGGCAAGACTTGGGGCGAAGATACATGGGGAGAAAGATCCTGCTAAGGATCTTAGCGGTATGTTCAGGGAGGTTGTTGGAACAACTTACAATCTTATGGAAAAGTATGAGACTTTCTGGAAGAAGATAAAGAAATCAAAGGAGGTTCCCGTTTTTGGTGAGTTTGCAGGTGTAGAGCCTGAACCTTTTGAGATAGATCTTGATGAGAGTATAGATTACTTCAAAACAGGCTACAGAAATTTTGAAGGGGTCTGGGAAAGAATTCTTGATGAGGAAGATATGAAGGTGATAAAAGATCTTTTCAAGGTTGAGAATAATGAGGAGTTTGTAATGCCTGTAGAAACATGGGTAAGGATAGTTTACAGGTATGCAAATATATTCCACTCAACTGAAAGGCAGAAATTCAAGGTTTTAAATACTATGATACCCCTTTACAACGCCCGTGTTGCTTCTCTTGTTAATGAGCTATCGGATAAATCTGATCAGGAGGCTGAGGAATACTACAACAAACAGGCTGAAGTTTTTGAGGAAATGAAAGATTATCTGATAAAAATATGGAAATGA